From one Cyanobacterium stanieri PCC 7202 genomic stretch:
- a CDS encoding Protein of unknown function DUF2232, membrane (PFAM: Predicted membrane protein (DUF2232)~COGs: COG4241 membrane protein~InterPro IPR018710~KEGG: cyh:Cyan8802_0917 hypothetical protein~PFAM: Protein of unknown function DUF2232, membrane~SPTR: Putative membrane protein): protein MSNPNSDSKIDFDEQNWLDEIDDSTENSPAYCPYEPPQKSYNVNPKTIALVESAFLASTASLIWLIDYYFRLGPFLRMLYPLPIALVYMRRGRRASIMTTIVSGLLLSILMGPPRSIIYIIPYGLMGIQLGGMWRNGANWHLSLLTGSIIGSFGFFFRFWLFSILLGEDLWIYVINQITGLADWIFLQLGILSQPSTLVIQLLILLVVFVNNLIYCFTVHLVALLMLDRLKNPIPRPPEWIKVILDY from the coding sequence TTGTCTAATCCAAATTCAGATTCCAAAATAGATTTTGATGAGCAAAACTGGCTAGATGAAATAGATGACTCTACCGAAAACTCCCCTGCCTATTGCCCCTATGAACCTCCACAGAAAAGCTATAACGTTAATCCCAAAACCATCGCCCTAGTAGAAAGTGCCTTTTTAGCTAGTACCGCTAGTTTAATCTGGCTAATCGATTATTATTTTCGTCTAGGCCCATTTTTAAGAATGTTATACCCCCTACCCATTGCCCTCGTTTACATGAGGAGAGGAAGAAGGGCATCAATTATGACCACCATTGTTTCTGGGTTATTACTAAGTATTTTAATGGGCCCCCCTCGCAGTATTATTTATATAATTCCCTACGGTTTGATGGGCATTCAACTGGGTGGTATGTGGCGAAATGGAGCTAATTGGCATCTCTCATTGCTGACAGGATCTATTATTGGTAGTTTTGGTTTCTTTTTTCGTTTTTGGCTTTTTTCGATCCTTTTAGGTGAAGATTTATGGATCTATGTGATTAATCAAATCACTGGATTAGCCGATTGGATTTTCTTACAATTAGGTATTCTTTCTCAACCTAGTACCTTAGTTATTCAGTTACTAATTTTATTAGTAGTCTTTGTTAACAATCTTATATATTGTTTCACTGTCCATCTAGTGGCTTTACTGATGTTGGATAGGCTCAAAAATCCCATCCCTCGACCTCCAGAATGGATCAAAGTAATTTTAGATTATTAA
- a CDS encoding transposase (PFAM: Putative transposase DNA-binding domain; Probable transposase~TIGRFAM: transposase, IS605 OrfB family, central region~COGs: COG0675 Transposase and inactivated derivatives~InterPro IPR007087:IPR001959:IPR010095~KEGG: mar:MAE_42620 transposase~PFAM: transposase IS891/IS1136/IS1341 family; transposase IS605 OrfB~SPTR: Transposase;~TIGRFAM: transposase, IS605 OrfB family) yields MIVLEYRLKGKQYQYQAIDDSIRTAQFIRNKALRLWMDGDKVNKYDLNKYCAVLAKEYPFASELNSTARQASAERAWSSISRFFDNCKKGVKGKKGYPKFKENSRSVEYKASGWKLDEKTKKHITFTDKKGIGRLKLVGSRDIYFYNASDIKRVRLVKRADGYYCQFSVKVNMQIETQPTNKVVGLDVGLKEFLTDSEGNKVENPRFLRKAEKAINRANRQKSKKFVKGKKPQSNNYHKAKVRYARKHLKVSRQRKEFAKSVAYCVIKSNDLVAYEDLNVKGMVRNRKLAKSISDAGWTIFRQWLEYFGYKYGKITVAVPPHNTSQDCSNCGQKVQKSLSTRTHVCPHCGHIEDRDWNAAKNILIKALRTVGHTGTYAWGDLPSWAIGVNLSSNGESVNQESPPSTDR; encoded by the coding sequence ATGATAGTCCTCGAGTACCGGTTAAAAGGCAAGCAATACCAATATCAAGCCATTGATGATTCTATTCGCACGGCTCAATTCATTAGAAATAAAGCCTTGCGGTTGTGGATGGATGGTGATAAGGTTAACAAATATGACCTAAATAAATATTGTGCCGTCTTAGCTAAAGAGTACCCATTTGCGTCTGAGTTAAATTCCACCGCTAGACAAGCATCAGCTGAACGAGCTTGGAGTTCTATTTCTCGTTTTTTTGACAACTGTAAGAAAGGTGTTAAGGGCAAGAAAGGCTATCCCAAATTCAAGGAAAACTCTCGTTCAGTGGAATATAAAGCTAGTGGTTGGAAATTAGATGAAAAGACAAAAAAGCATATCACCTTTACCGATAAAAAGGGCATTGGCAGACTTAAATTGGTAGGCAGTAGAGATATATATTTCTACAATGCCTCTGATATTAAACGAGTGCGTTTAGTCAAAAGAGCCGATGGCTACTATTGTCAATTCTCGGTTAAAGTAAATATGCAGATTGAGACTCAACCGACAAATAAAGTCGTTGGCTTAGATGTTGGCTTAAAAGAATTTCTCACGGATAGTGAAGGTAATAAAGTAGAAAATCCTCGCTTCTTGAGAAAAGCTGAGAAAGCCATTAATCGTGCAAATCGCCAAAAGTCAAAAAAATTTGTTAAAGGTAAAAAACCTCAATCAAATAACTATCACAAGGCTAAGGTTCGGTATGCCCGTAAACATTTAAAAGTAAGTAGGCAACGTAAAGAGTTTGCTAAGAGTGTAGCATACTGCGTAATCAAATCTAACGATTTGGTCGCCTATGAAGATTTAAACGTGAAAGGCATGGTCAGAAATCGGAAACTAGCTAAATCAATCAGTGATGCTGGATGGACTATTTTTAGGCAATGGTTAGAGTATTTTGGGTATAAATACGGCAAAATAACAGTAGCCGTACCACCTCATAACACTAGCCAAGATTGTTCTAATTGTGGTCAAAAAGTGCAAAAATCTCTATCCACTAGAACTCATGTTTGTCCCCACTGTGGGCATATTGAAGATAGAGATTGGAATGCTGCAAAAAATATCCTGATAAAAGCATTACGTACCGTAGGGCATACGGGAACATACGCTTGGGGAGATCTGCCCTCTTGGGCGATTGGTGTAAACCTGTCGTCTAACGGCGAGTCGGTGAACCAAGAATCCCCACCTTCAACCGATAGGTAA
- a CDS encoding D-Ala-D-Ala carboxypeptidase (PFAM: D-alanyl-D-alanine carboxypeptidase~COGs: COG1876 D-alanyl-D-alanine carboxypeptidase~InterPro IPR003709~KEGG: cyt:cce_3005 carboxypeptidase~PFAM: peptidase M15B and M15C DD-carboxypeptidase VanY/endolysin~SPTR: Peptidase M15B and M15C, D,D-carboxypeptidase VanY/endolysins): protein MDEIPTALRDKGSNPKEHHRILGGDRPLFIKYVIWFICGLLLVIFTSIIINNIVNNPSTDTVVVEETENQPPEEIIDTQEEITIPENILGHLSYEEAPPSELQPINADGSIKLRAKAAERFNAMVRDARNQGIILVPISGFRSISEQEYLFFEVKEQRNQDARQRAEVSAPPGHSEHHTGYAVDIGDGNNPNTNLQESFENTPAYRWLEQNASRYSFELSFPRDNLQGISYEPWHWRFVGDTHSLETFYRARELTTPLNQR from the coding sequence ATGGACGAAATCCCTACCGCTCTAAGAGATAAAGGTTCTAACCCTAAAGAACATCATAGGATTTTAGGGGGCGATCGCCCTTTATTTATTAAATATGTAATTTGGTTTATATGTGGTTTATTATTAGTAATCTTTACATCGATAATCATCAATAACATTGTCAACAATCCCAGCACAGATACCGTAGTAGTTGAAGAAACAGAAAATCAACCACCAGAAGAAATTATTGATACACAAGAAGAAATTACCATCCCCGAGAACATTCTCGGACATCTTAGCTACGAAGAAGCACCCCCATCAGAATTACAACCCATCAACGCCGACGGCTCCATAAAACTAAGAGCAAAAGCCGCCGAAAGATTTAACGCCATGGTCAGAGATGCTAGAAATCAAGGAATCATTTTAGTTCCCATTTCCGGGTTTAGGTCAATTTCTGAGCAAGAATATCTATTTTTTGAAGTAAAAGAGCAAAGAAATCAAGATGCAAGACAAAGAGCAGAAGTCAGCGCCCCTCCTGGGCATAGTGAACATCATACAGGCTATGCCGTAGACATAGGAGATGGAAATAACCCTAATACCAATTTACAAGAAAGTTTTGAAAACACCCCCGCCTATAGATGGTTAGAACAAAATGCCTCCCGTTACAGTTTCGAGCTTTCTTTTCCCCGAGACAACTTACAGGGTATTAGTTACGAACCTTGGCACTGGCGTTTTGTCGGAGACACCCACAGTTTAGAAACATTTTATCGAGCTAGAGAATTAACCACCCCTCTCAATCAAAGATAG
- a CDS encoding glycosyl transferase group 1 (PFAM: Glycosyl transferases group 1~COGs: COG0438 Glycosyltransferase~InterPro IPR001296~KEGG: mar:MAE_13210 putative glycosyl transferase~PFAM: glycosyl transferase group 1~SPTR: Putative glycosyl transferase), producing the protein MNILVVTVQVPFIRGGAEIHAESLVQALKNHGHSAEIVAFPFEAHPPQRMLDLMFAFRLLDFSSFSGRNIDLIIPLKFPAYFNEHPNKVAWLLHQHRDVYDLWGQPFSGLVHNPDALQYQQTIINGDTKALKECRKIYSNSQNVANRLKKYNGLDSTPLYHPPKNADQFHCEEAQSYFFFPSRLNRVKRQYLVLEALSKTHHKVKVLFAGSSDTGLYEEELQQMTEKLDIADRAIFLGQITEAEKIKYYAESIGVIYPPLDEDYGYVTLEGMLSSKPIITCDDSGGPLEFITNEETGIVTASEPLALARGMDQLWENRRLASHLGKNARQRYEALDITWTNVVNKLTNF; encoded by the coding sequence ATGAATATATTAGTTGTCACAGTTCAAGTACCTTTTATTCGGGGAGGGGCAGAAATTCATGCCGAATCATTGGTTCAAGCCCTAAAAAACCATGGACACAGTGCCGAAATAGTTGCCTTTCCCTTTGAAGCTCATCCCCCCCAAAGGATGCTTGATTTAATGTTTGCCTTTCGTCTTCTTGATTTTTCTAGCTTTTCTGGCAGAAACATTGATTTAATTATTCCCCTCAAATTTCCTGCTTATTTCAACGAACATCCCAACAAAGTAGCATGGTTATTACATCAACACCGAGACGTATACGATTTATGGGGACAACCATTTAGCGGATTAGTCCATAACCCCGATGCCCTTCAATATCAACAAACTATTATTAACGGTGATACCAAGGCCCTCAAAGAATGTCGCAAAATTTATAGTAATTCTCAAAATGTAGCCAATCGATTGAAAAAATATAATGGCTTAGATTCAACTCCCCTTTATCACCCTCCCAAAAATGCCGATCAATTCCATTGTGAAGAAGCCCAAAGTTATTTTTTCTTTCCTAGCCGTTTAAATAGAGTAAAAAGACAATATTTAGTGCTAGAAGCACTATCCAAAACCCATCATAAGGTAAAGGTACTTTTTGCTGGTTCCTCTGACACGGGCTTATATGAAGAAGAATTGCAACAAATGACGGAAAAATTGGATATTGCAGATCGAGCTATTTTTCTTGGTCAAATTACCGAAGCTGAAAAAATCAAATATTATGCCGAGTCCATTGGAGTTATTTATCCTCCCCTAGATGAAGATTATGGCTATGTCACCCTAGAGGGTATGTTGTCATCTAAGCCCATTATTACCTGTGATGATTCTGGCGGCCCTTTGGAGTTTATTACCAACGAGGAAACAGGTATCGTGACAGCATCTGAACCTTTAGCCCTTGCTAGGGGAATGGATCAATTATGGGAAAATCGTCGTTTAGCTTCTCATTTGGGTAAAAATGCCAGACAACGCTACGAGGCTCTTGATATTACTTGGACTAATGTTGTTAATAAATTAACTAATTTTTAA